In Phragmites australis chromosome 18, lpPhrAust1.1, whole genome shotgun sequence, the genomic window GGTACCCTAGCATAATGATGGTTGATTGCTCCAATTGTTCCATAGTTCAGTTTTTCTTCAAACCTCTTGAGCGAACTCACATTACTTTGTCACAAACAAAGTAGAAGAGACAGTATTAAAGTTAAACTAAGCTGAAATTGATGGCACCTGTTACTTCATGATCGACTAGAGTTAAAGTTGTACTAAACCAAGGTCTAGAAAATCTATACTCCTGACTAGAAACCTTTGATTTGAAGTTTCTAGACTGCCCTCTGCACCTAGAAAACTTGCCCTGCCGACCAGTCGTCCGGTTGTCTCCGGTTACCCACCAATGACTGGTATCCTGTTCCAGTCGTCACCGCCGGCGACCTCGTGTGGTGCCCTTCGAAGTTTCTGCCCTTGTCATGCTGCTGTTGCAAGCCCAGTTGGCACGCAATTTCCAGAAGCAGCATTGGTTAATTATGCTCTTGGCCTGGTAATTGTCAGCAAGGCGCCAATGTCAGAGCTACCGTTGCCATTGGCATCTGATTTCGTCGTGACACCCTATTTGCATCGGCGTCACGCACTGTCATCCATGGAGAGAACATTTTGTTTTGCGTGGGAACGTGCACACCTTTTACGCTGATTTTACTACCCTGGCCCAGGAACATGCATGTCCCTGTCGCTTGTACCATTTGggtaatgtttttttttatttgaaaaagttaaatattgtaATGTTTGACtaacaattaattaaattatataaatatttaatttacAAAAGTTGTATCGAATAGGTTCCTATTTTAAAGTGCTTTAATATTATgttaattttgtaataattgACAACATATCATACAAAATTAAAGGTCAAATTTTACtttttgaagattttttttattctaaaataCTCTTAATAGTTTTTGCAGATGGAGGGACACGTTGCCGCCTTGCTGTTTGCTGCACGGGTAGCAGAATTCAGATACGCGGGATCCCTATGGTGTCCCCAGCTCGCAGCATCGAGCCATCGACCAGGCTTGAACTGGGGAGGGTTCATTCATGGACGTCAAGtggtaaaaaaaaagtattCTTCAGTCGAGTTCCAGAACACTTTTGATTGCGATTTGCGAGCCCCCTTCCCGACTTGAATTGGGCGCAATGGTCTATTAAGTTCTTCAAGTTCCAACATCTGCGGAGGTCACTGATGAAAGCCCGAGACATCATCGCAGTAGCGACTTGAATGTATAAAGATTTAAATTTTCATTGAGCATTGATCAAATCCATCCAAATACACTGGGATGCAGGACGAGATGGAGCAAAAATGACACGGGATGCAAAGGTATACTCATAATCTCCGCCTCTATGGTAGCAGTGATATTCGTAGCAGCGGACATGGTGGTGATACGGTGGTAGTTgtcgtcatcatcgtcgtcgccaTGGTTGGTCTTAGAACTCGACGCCCTTGAAGACCTTGCGCACCTGCTCGAGCGTGACGAAGAGCACCACGGTGAAGGGGCCCTGGCGCATCACCGTGGGGATGAACCCCTTGTACAGCGCCATGGGGCCCTCCAACCGCACGGTACTGAGCGCGCAGTCCACGGCACCGGCGTACGGCGGGGGCGCGCCGGGCGCCACCTTCATGTTCATCATCCGCGTCTTCACCACGTCCACGGGGTTggacgccgccgcggccacgATGCCCGCGGTGAAGCTGGCGGCCACGTGCGTCGCCAGCCCGTCGGCTCCCGGGCCGCGGCGCGCCAGGATGGCCTCCTTGGCCTGGTCGTACGTGGCCAGCTGCGACGCAGTCACGATCATGGCGCGGTTCACGGTCAGCGACGACCCGCGCCACAGGCTGCGCACGCCCTCGTCGCGGGCCATCCGGCCGATGGCGTCCCCGACGCTGCGGTAGTTCCGGCGCTCGGCGAGCGGGAGCCTCCCGTCCGCCTGCATCCGCACCATGGCCACGTCGGCCGGGTTGCCCACGGCCGCGCCGACGCCGCCGGCGATGAGCCCGGCCGCGATCTTGCGGTGCAGCGGGAGCACGCCGCCGTTCTCCTGGGTCCACTTCGTCTTGAGGATGTCGTACAGCCCCATCCGCGTGGTGGAGTAGAGCGTCTGGCGCAGCATGGTGGCGGACACCCCGGAGAAGAAC contains:
- the LOC133899798 gene encoding mitochondrial uncoupling protein 5-like, which translates into the protein MGLKGFVEGGIASIVAGCSTHPLDLIKVRMQLQGETAAPRPAVAFHASARTVALPHHHDIPAPRKPGPLAVGAQILRSEGPAGFFSGVSATMLRQTLYSTTRMGLYDILKTKWTQENGGVLPLHRKIAAGLIAGGVGAAVGNPADVAMVRMQADGRLPLAERRNYRSVGDAIGRMARDEGVRSLWRGSSLTVNRAMIVTASQLATYDQAKEAILARRGPGADGLATHVAASFTAGIVAAAASNPVDVVKTRMMNMKVAPGAPPPYAGAVDCALSTVRLEGPMALYKGFIPTVMRQGPFTVVLFVTLEQVRKVFKGVEF